One Sphingomonas kaistensis genomic window, GCTTGGCCCCGGGGTGATCCGAAGCGTCGGCTGGCGGGGGTCGTTGTTGGTCAAAGCTCGTCCTTGTCGATGAGAATCTCGTCCGGGGTGCGACTGGCTTCCTCGTCGTGGCCCGAGCCCGAGCTGAGAAAGGTCAGCGTCATCAGCGCCGCGCCGAGGAGCACGCTGAGCCCGGCGCCGAGCGCGGTGGCGATCAGCATGTGGATCTTGGTTTCCGATTCGCCCTGGGTCACGAAGAAGACGGCCGCGGCCGCGGTCAGGACCGAGACCAGGGCCATCCACCGCATGATCCGGCGAAAGCGCTGCCACTGGGAGCGCCGGAGCGAGGGGATGGGATCGGGTTGCGGCATGATGGCTTCCCTTTGTGCGCCGAAGATGAGACCTTCAACCCCGGCAATCATCCACACGAGGGAGTGAGCACGCCATGACCATCGCCGCCGTTCTGCAGAGCAAGGGAACCAAGGTCGCCACGGTCGCGCGCGACGCGACACTGAGCGAGGCTGCGAGCCAACTCAATCGCAACAAGATCGGTGCGCTGGTGGTCGTTGGCGCAAGGGGCGAGGTCGAGGGCGTATTGTCCGAGCGCGACATCGTGTCCTGCCTTGCGGCGCATGGCGACGAGCAGCTCGGCCGGCGGAAGGTCGCGGATGCGATGACGGCGCCCGCCATCACGGTGGGGCCGGATTCGGAAGTGCTGAGCGCGCTTGCGCTGATGACGGCGCGGCGGATTCGGCACCTGCCGGTCGTGACGGAAGGGCGTTTGGCGGGAATCGTGTCGATCGGCGACCTGGTGAAGTGGCGGATCGACCGGATCGAGCGCGAAGCCGAGGCCATGCGCACCTACATCCAGACCGCCTGACCAACTTTTTTCAGGTCACTGCAGCCAGACCCCTATACATAGACTCGCGCGCGACCTCGAAAAATCGAGCGAAAACTTGAAGTTGGGGGGTTGCGCGAATCTCAGGCGGGGCTAAATGCGGCTCCAGCAACGGACGCAGCGGCCTCGGCCCAGTGTTCGGAAGCACCGGACAGACAGGCTGATCGGCCGCTTCTTCCGAAAGGAAGGTTCAAGCGGATCGATCGCTCGCCACCAGGCGGGAGGTCAGAAAGTCCGGGGCTGCTGTGGAAGGGTTCGCTCTTCACGGTCAGCTTGTGTGGCAATGTCGGTTTTCGAAAATACTTCGAAAAAAAGACATTGACGGGGTGAAAGCCTCACCATATAAGCCGCCTCACAGCAGCGGGGACGGCCCACCGGGTCGCTCTTCGCTTCGCGCTTCTTCCAGTCGGATCAACCGGGGCCCGGAACCACTAGGACCCGGGGGATAGAACGCGTTGGCTCTTTGACATTGTCGGTTGAGATGAAGGGACATGCGGGCGGCGGCCTGGTCTTCGATAGCCTCTGGGTATCGAATGGTCAGTTAAAGCTAAGCCGTTTTCGTATGTCTCAATAAACGCAAACACACCAGTTTGTATTTTTGTGCAGGAAAACGGCTCCCAGAGATGCCGGTTCTGCTGGGTTATTCCACCCGGCTGGATCGTACATCAACTTGAGAGTTTGATTCTGGCTCAGAACGAACGCTGGCGGCATGCCTAACACATGCAAGTCGAACGAAGCCTTCGGGCTTAGTGGCGCACGGGTGCGTAACGCGTGGGAATCTGCCCTTGGGTTCGGAATAACAGTTAGAAATGACTGCTAATACCGGATGATGTCTTCGGACCAAAGATTTATCGCCCAAGGATGAGCCCGCGTCGGATTAGCTAGTTGGTGAGGTAAAGGCTCACCAAGGCGACGATCCGTAGCTGGTCTGAGAGGATGATCAGCCACACTGGGACTGAGACACGGCCCAGACTCCTACGGGAGGCAGCAGTGGGGAATATTGGACAATGGGCGAAAGCCTGATCCAGCAATGCCGCGTGAGTGATGAAGGCCTTAGGGTTGTAAAGCTCTTTTACCCGGGATGATAATGACAGTACCGGGAGAATAAGCCCCGGCTAACTCCGTGCCAGCAGCCGCGGTAATACGGAGGGGGCTAGCGTTGTTCGGAATTACTGGGCGTAAAGCGCACGTAGGCGGCTTTGTAAGTTAGA contains:
- a CDS encoding CBS domain-containing protein, coding for MTIAAVLQSKGTKVATVARDATLSEAASQLNRNKIGALVVVGARGEVEGVLSERDIVSCLAAHGDEQLGRRKVADAMTAPAITVGPDSEVLSALALMTARRIRHLPVVTEGRLAGIVSIGDLVKWRIDRIEREAEAMRTYIQTA